In Oncorhynchus nerka isolate Pitt River linkage group LG21, Oner_Uvic_2.0, whole genome shotgun sequence, the following are encoded in one genomic region:
- the LOC115116722 gene encoding zinc finger protein 572-like isoform X2, translating into MSSLNYSPAEEEVCWTEKEALVKEEGEEAVTIQKQVEGEAVTVKEEEKNAFRVKEEEDVTVKEEEEDVTVKEEESSVFGVEDEVKEDEEVFGMKDEEGEITVTLEDEEERTGDLINTSKYRERQNYCVSSGEPQQHHDADRAEKSLSTSEHLKKHLRRSTRNRSHCCSDCGKCLKSSSELKIHLRNHTGEKPYCCSYCGKSFTLSTCLISHQRTHTRGKPYSCDQCGKSFPQDRTWTQCNWDQEEDLLIN; encoded by the exons ATGAGCTCACTAAACTACTCTCCTGCTGAAGaagaggtctgctggacggagaaagaagctctcgtgaaagaggagggagaagaggctgttacaatacaaaaacaagtagagggtgaggctgttaccgtgaaagaagaagagaaaaacgccttcagagtgaaagaggaggaagatgttactgtgaaagaagaggaggaagatgttactgtgaaagaagaggaatCTTCGGTTTTTGGAGTGGAGGATGAAGTGAAAGAAGATGAAGAGGTTTTTGGAATGAAGGATGAAGAgggggagattactgtcacattaGAGGACGaagaagagaggactggagatctgattaacaccagtaaataca gagaaagACAGAACTACTGTgtatcctctggggagcctcaacaacatcatgatgctgacagggcagagaagagtctctccacatcagaacacctcaagaaacaccTGCGCAGATCCACAAGGAACAGATCTCACTGCTGTTCTGATTGTGGGAAATGTTTAAAATCTTCATCAGAACTTAAAATACACCTGAGAAATCACACGGGAGAGAAACCTTACTGCTGCTCttactgtgggaagagttttactctgTCAACCTgcctgatatcacaccagagaacacacacaagaggaaaaccttatagctgtgatcaatgtgggaagagttttcctCAG GACAGAACATGGACACAATGCAATTGGGATCAAGAAGAAG ATCTTCTCATAAATTAA
- the LOC115116722 gene encoding zinc finger protein 271-like isoform X1, translating to MSSLNYSPAEEEVCWTEKEALVKEEGEEAVTIQKQVEGEAVTVKEEEKNAFRVKEEEDVTVKEEEEDVTVKEEESSVFGVEDEVKEDEEVFGMKDEEGEITVTLEDEEERTGDLINTSKYRERQNYCVSSGEPQQHHDADRAEKSLSTSEHLKKHLRRSTRNRSHCCSDCGKCLKSSSELKIHLRNHTGEKPYCCSYCGKSFTLSTCLISHQRTHTRGKPYSCDQCGKSFPQVRNLISHQRIHTGKKSYRCDECGKIFTCSSYLVVHQRTHTGEKPFSCNQCGKSFTRPSSLIYHQRTHTGEKPYSCAQCGKSFTISSVRTRHQREHTHRRKTS from the exons ATGAGCTCACTAAACTACTCTCCTGCTGAAGaagaggtctgctggacggagaaagaagctctcgtgaaagaggagggagaagaggctgttacaatacaaaaacaagtagagggtgaggctgttaccgtgaaagaagaagagaaaaacgccttcagagtgaaagaggaggaagatgttactgtgaaagaagaggaggaagatgttactgtgaaagaagaggaatCTTCGGTTTTTGGAGTGGAGGATGAAGTGAAAGAAGATGAAGAGGTTTTTGGAATGAAGGATGAAGAgggggagattactgtcacattaGAGGACGaagaagagaggactggagatctgattaacaccagtaaataca gagaaagACAGAACTACTGTgtatcctctggggagcctcaacaacatcatgatgctgacagggcagagaagagtctctccacatcagaacacctcaagaaacaccTGCGCAGATCCACAAGGAACAGATCTCACTGCTGTTCTGATTGTGGGAAATGTTTAAAATCTTCATCAGAACTTAAAATACACCTGAGAAATCACACGGGAGAGAAACCTTACTGCTGCTCttactgtgggaagagttttactctgTCAACCTgcctgatatcacaccagagaacacacacaagaggaaaaccttatagctgtgatcaatgtgggaagagttttcctCAGGTAAGAAacctgatatcacaccagagaatacacacaggaaagAAATCGTATAGATGTGATGAATGTGGGAAGATTTTTACTTGTTCCAGCTATCTTGttgtacaccagagaacacacaccggagagaaaccttttagctgtaaccaatgtgggaagagttttactcggCCAAGCAGCCTGATATaccaccagagaacacacacaggagagaaaccttatagctgtgctcaatgtgggaagagttttactataTCTAGTGTGCGGACTAGACACcaaagagaacacacacacaggagaaaaacctcatag